A window from Leptospira stimsonii encodes these proteins:
- a CDS encoding ATP-binding protein: MSPEEKRIQELEDENKKLKRQIENTAQSPYLKKGMASVRYYARIFREEIVENEIRGRIDESLGTLYEIKNFVHRYSSLAGLDPDTIRIIATEATQNIVEHGQGKYAEIELELHNEVVNPFFKMSFKHEMKPGMKYTLSQINENVKKGDFSSELFDIESSRGRGEFLMKELADERRVLNGVEITPEGNKVHYFKRVLINYRDPKGPRDVTSFDEIKEEIDRLDPEEALCYFHIDHRKSKLSSVTIVVTASRETKLRTIMEEAGFYLVHKDKYYRAVFCSFEPTREFTPGELENLFEKVRKQVEIEKE; encoded by the coding sequence AGAAACGAATTCAAGAATTAGAAGATGAAAACAAAAAACTCAAACGGCAGATCGAAAACACGGCTCAATCCCCTTATCTAAAAAAGGGAATGGCAAGCGTAAGATATTACGCGAGAATTTTTCGGGAAGAAATCGTCGAAAACGAGATCCGTGGAAGGATCGACGAAAGTTTGGGAACCCTTTACGAGATTAAGAATTTCGTTCATCGTTATTCGTCGTTAGCCGGTCTTGACCCGGATACGATTCGAATCATCGCGACCGAGGCTACACAAAACATAGTGGAGCACGGACAAGGAAAATACGCCGAAATCGAATTAGAATTACATAATGAAGTTGTAAATCCGTTTTTTAAGATGTCTTTCAAACACGAGATGAAACCCGGAATGAAATACACACTTTCTCAGATCAACGAGAACGTAAAAAAAGGGGATTTCTCCTCGGAACTTTTCGATATAGAAAGTTCCAGAGGAAGAGGGGAGTTTTTGATGAAAGAACTCGCCGACGAGAGAAGGGTTCTAAACGGAGTTGAAATCACTCCGGAAGGAAATAAGGTCCATTATTTCAAAAGGGTTTTGATCAATTATAGGGACCCAAAGGGACCGAGAGACGTAACGAGTTTCGACGAGATCAAAGAAGAAATCGATCGGTTGGACCCGGAAGAAGCGCTCTGCTATTTTCATATCGATCACCGGAAGAGCAAATTGTCTTCAGTGACGATCGTAGTCACCGCTTCCAGAGAAACTAAACTCAGAACCATAATGGAAGAAGCAGGATTCTATCTTGTGCACAAGGATAAGTATTACAGAGCCGTGTTTTGTTCTTTTGAGCCGACTCGGGAATTCACGCCCGGAGAATTGGAGAATCTATTCGAGAAGGTCCGTAAACAAGTGGAGATCGAAAAGGAATGA
- a CDS encoding acyl-CoA desaturase, with protein sequence MAIILTFFFAHWFLSAFAQSFFLHRYAAHAMFKLNKFWEKFFYLFTCVAQGSSFLNPRAYAIMHRQHHAYSDTAKDPHSPIASKGFLDMMWKTALNYEAILDEKANVEKDFRGNYPQWPAIDKLSDSWTFRLTCGTLYTLFYLYFVPAGQYGWYLLLPIHWLMGPIHGAIVNWCGHMYGYRNHKENPDHSMNTLFVDFLIAGELYQNNHHAHPNSPNFAFRWFELDLTYQVMKVLHLLRIIKIQRAVWTEKGKKVLRGSDVIVDPSPSVAA encoded by the coding sequence ATGGCAATCATCCTAACATTCTTTTTTGCGCACTGGTTTTTATCAGCGTTTGCGCAATCCTTCTTTCTTCACAGATACGCCGCTCATGCGATGTTTAAGTTGAACAAGTTTTGGGAAAAATTCTTTTATCTTTTTACTTGTGTCGCTCAAGGTTCTTCCTTTTTAAACCCTCGGGCTTATGCGATCATGCATAGACAACACCACGCATATAGCGATACCGCGAAGGATCCACATTCTCCGATCGCATCGAAGGGATTTTTGGATATGATGTGGAAAACGGCGCTTAACTACGAAGCGATCCTTGACGAAAAAGCAAACGTCGAAAAAGACTTCCGTGGAAATTATCCGCAGTGGCCTGCAATCGACAAACTCAGCGATTCGTGGACATTTCGCTTAACTTGCGGAACTCTCTATACATTATTCTATCTTTACTTTGTCCCTGCGGGTCAATACGGCTGGTATCTTTTACTTCCGATTCACTGGTTGATGGGGCCCATTCATGGTGCGATTGTAAATTGGTGCGGACATATGTATGGTTACAGAAACCACAAAGAAAATCCGGATCATTCGATGAACACTCTCTTTGTGGATTTTTTAATAGCCGGAGAATTATATCAGAACAACCATCATGCTCATCCGAATTCTCCAAACTTTGCGTTTCGTTGGTTTGAATTGGATTTAACCTATCAAGTGATGAAGGTCCTTCATCTCTTAAGAATCATAAAGATCCAAAGAGCCGTCTGGACGGAAAAAGGGAAAAAAGTTCTTCGCGGCTCCGATGTAATCGTCGACCCTTCTCCCAGCGTAGCCGCTTAA
- a CDS encoding NADPH-dependent F420 reductase: protein MKEKKIGILGSGIVGQTLANGFLKYGAEVKIGTRDPEKLKDWLSKAGKGASVGSFGEAAAFGEILILASKGNAAKDVLKLAGNDFLTGKTILDTTNPIGDQAPVNGVLNFFTTYNESLMEQIQKEYPKANFVKCFSSVGSSLMVDPQLKGGKPSMFICGNNENAKKQTKEILDTFGWETEDMGKVEAARAIEPLCILWCIPGFLSQSWTHAFKLLK from the coding sequence ATGAAAGAAAAGAAGATAGGAATTTTAGGATCGGGGATCGTAGGACAAACATTGGCCAATGGATTCCTAAAGTATGGGGCGGAAGTTAAGATTGGGACCAGAGATCCTGAAAAACTCAAAGACTGGTTGTCCAAAGCGGGGAAGGGAGCTTCGGTCGGATCCTTCGGAGAAGCGGCGGCATTCGGAGAAATTCTCATTCTTGCTTCAAAAGGAAATGCGGCAAAGGATGTCTTAAAGCTCGCCGGAAACGATTTCCTAACCGGAAAGACGATACTCGATACCACGAATCCGATCGGTGATCAAGCGCCTGTCAACGGCGTTCTTAATTTTTTCACAACATATAACGAATCTCTTATGGAGCAGATTCAAAAAGAATATCCAAAGGCGAACTTTGTGAAGTGTTTCAGTTCGGTCGGGAGTTCTTTGATGGTGGATCCTCAATTGAAAGGAGGAAAGCCGAGCATGTTCATCTGCGGGAATAACGAGAACGCAAAAAAACAAACGAAAGAGATCCTGGACACTTTCGGTTGGGAAACGGAAGACATGGGTAAAGTCGAAGCGGCCCGTGCAATCGAACCACTTTGTATTCTCTGGTGTATCCCCGGATTCTTATCTCAATCCTGGACTCACGCTTTTAAACTCTTAAAATAA
- a CDS encoding ankyrin repeat domain-containing protein, which yields MNPSKILFLFFLFTFPILSEGEHPNHAIGESLLKISKRANLPEATISGSGFKAVAIVGDVDGDNGPSTLGYIKNMQEVTKVLKARGVSVLEFYSPRTPWEQIKEAIRGANIVLYAGHGIGSNLTNSPFHQKYVGGFALKGKFVSNDEVENSLKPAPGAIVLFLGACFTAGNMAYDMGVIDAEETKQRVTMYSAPFLKAGFQGYYATWAPWTAQSIVADLFTGKNFGGIYDAQTKLSEVTKLDHPGFAGGKLFFHRGIQDSKVIFDYAFSGDPNAKLSNRNISEESKPSNNPIALTPEEQTSKNNALIKATYKKDLNAALRLLNEGADPNTETKGWRILHLSVYFDLPELTKILLEKKADPNYQVDGYTALSLATAYERNSIIPLLEAAGGTKSRSASSKPKP from the coding sequence ATGAATCCTTCGAAGATCCTCTTCTTATTCTTCCTTTTCACCTTCCCTATTCTTTCGGAAGGAGAACATCCCAATCACGCAATCGGTGAATCTCTCCTCAAAATCTCCAAACGAGCCAACCTTCCCGAAGCGACAATATCCGGAAGCGGATTTAAGGCGGTCGCCATCGTAGGAGACGTCGACGGAGACAACGGTCCAAGCACGTTGGGTTATATAAAGAATATGCAAGAAGTGACGAAGGTTCTCAAAGCGAGAGGAGTTTCAGTCTTGGAATTTTATAGCCCTCGAACGCCGTGGGAACAAATCAAAGAGGCGATCAGAGGCGCGAACATCGTCCTCTATGCAGGACACGGAATCGGAAGCAATCTCACGAACTCTCCTTTTCATCAAAAGTATGTAGGAGGATTTGCATTGAAGGGAAAATTTGTTTCCAATGACGAAGTGGAGAATTCTCTGAAGCCCGCACCGGGTGCAATCGTTCTCTTTCTCGGCGCCTGCTTTACCGCCGGCAACATGGCCTATGACATGGGAGTCATAGACGCCGAGGAAACCAAACAAAGAGTTACCATGTATTCCGCGCCTTTTTTAAAAGCGGGCTTTCAAGGATATTATGCGACATGGGCGCCTTGGACCGCGCAGAGTATCGTCGCCGATCTTTTTACTGGAAAAAATTTCGGAGGAATCTACGATGCGCAGACAAAACTCTCCGAAGTTACGAAACTCGATCATCCTGGATTCGCCGGTGGAAAACTATTTTTTCATCGAGGCATTCAAGACTCAAAAGTCATTTTTGACTACGCTTTCTCGGGAGACCCAAACGCAAAACTTTCCAATCGAAATATTTCTGAAGAATCGAAACCCTCCAACAATCCGATCGCCTTGACACCGGAAGAACAGACTTCGAAAAATAACGCTCTCATCAAGGCGACGTATAAGAAGGATCTCAATGCCGCTCTTCGTTTGTTAAACGAAGGAGCCGATCCGAATACGGAAACGAAAGGATGGAGAATTCTCCACCTCTCCGTTTACTTCGATCTTCCCGAACTTACGAAAATTCTTCTGGAGAAAAAAGCGGATCCGAACTACCAAGTGGATGGATATACGGCACTTTCCTTAGCAACGGCTTATGAAAGAAACTCGATCATTCCTCTCCTCGAAGCGGCCGGAGGAACAAAATCCAGATCCGCTTCGAGCAAACCGAAACCGTAG
- a CDS encoding DUF1564 domain-containing protein has translation MEILSFSSERKIQSVLIEGTLGTDSILIPLSLWDELNEDERRILRRKLPYLLRKFGKYVSSLKRLHWRAGKIKYNRGVGKMKKMSIRVNTGAWALLGALAAAHGVSRCYLFNYMLWLDEVGVGDSIVDTLNQGVPRFHGSYRMIWTLNLRENLISRELEFEPNPMTDTFPYYLPPKGT, from the coding sequence ATGGAAATTCTATCTTTTAGCTCCGAGAGAAAAATTCAGTCCGTTCTGATTGAAGGCACGCTGGGGACGGATTCGATTCTAATTCCTCTTTCCCTTTGGGATGAATTGAACGAGGATGAGAGAAGAATTCTTCGGAGAAAGCTTCCCTATCTTCTGAGGAAATTCGGGAAGTATGTGAGTTCTCTGAAGAGGCTTCATTGGAGAGCGGGAAAGATCAAATACAATCGAGGCGTCGGGAAGATGAAGAAGATGAGTATTCGGGTCAATACGGGAGCGTGGGCTCTTCTCGGTGCGCTCGCGGCGGCGCACGGGGTTTCGAGGTGTTATCTTTTTAATTATATGCTTTGGTTGGATGAGGTTGGGGTCGGAGATTCTATCGTGGATACTTTAAACCAAGGAGTTCCTAGGTTTCACGGGTCTTACAGAATGATCTGGACGCTCAATTTACGAGAAAATCTCATTTCCCGAGAGCTGGAATTCGAACCAAATCCCATGACCGACACCTTCCCCTATTACCTCCCGCCCAAGGGCACATAA